In Lotus japonicus ecotype B-129 chromosome 5, LjGifu_v1.2, one genomic interval encodes:
- the LOC130717373 gene encoding uncharacterized protein LOC130717373 isoform X3, giving the protein MLRICLRTTRPFLRFPRPRYISRKSFNSPSKDLQNSQIAPPTVPNNLSPTPSSPLSRTSFIALSAVAVSALFASAAILSSDSNSDHDGAPNPLYAGAEHAVHRSVDSFNKLFHHVKRTGVAASVLWQSLRSVLSSANHEVRSGFEIRVAALLADIAAASSSRRAAIVGAGGGAVVDWLLESVAVAKDGGIGTQAEAARALAYLIADPNVSAAVLARPHAIPNLLRFIFSCQPRRSKNKKQHSRRSIFDVSDSLKGRSMLVAAIMDIVTSSCDNAEKVSFRPSLPGNAETRDIAAALQVIEEGGLHLDEPPEGEDDDDDGGTGRKGIGIKILGGTTVLGLSRTSSVMKLDNNSNSSHEESLKHHTPKPLVYQSDKYDNSQAQHNMSSAVVPGLWDDLHCEHVAVPFATWALANWATASQLNRSRIQELDQDGNAILSALMAPERSVKWHASLVVRLLLEDRNTPLNESVSDWSSSLLSTISQACKHEDVSLAQVAFSAFLLSVERSPGVQKIVMEKGLNLMRDIAKQTTKHKQVQEAMAKALELLCTGDLHLSLEESQKWSGILLPWVFGTFSSDTIRSSAIRILSQILEDYGASCIPLSQGWLAMLLTEVQNSIKKSNDKGASQPNSDKVKTSINNANIALAGQVANQLSSAVVNLAAKQLRIASNSGDTSTLADFLSLEPLAGPFKNLKKDSLPKFGAADSALATLKGIKALAEVIAENSVCQDKVVDFGILCLLRRFLLNDDYEKLAAIEAYDASSRAHEGQERMSNKGDKPPISDKNDPASVRVPPTAHVRRHAARLLTILSLHPKVKKVVIADETWCNWLDDCANGKIPGCSDLKMQSYARATLLNIFCEDQFNGMSETGSSGTGSSSDGGVKNNLCPRYADMIFLINSHLPHWKCPKETDRRGPFSKDVSVSTSDVTEDGIKTLDDGNCSSSIGSTESGLDRNCPPLDVVFVHGLRGGPYKTWRISEDKSSTVSTLVEKIDEEAGKLGTFWPGEWLSSDYPDARLFTLKYKVCIF; this is encoded by the exons ATGCTTCGAATCTGTTTGAGAACAACTCGCCCCTTTCTTCGCTTCCCTCGTCCCCGCTACATCTCCAGAAAATCCTTCAATTCACCATCCAAAGACTTACAAAATTCCCAAATTGCCCCTCCAACCGTCCCTAACAACCTCTCTCCCACTCCTTCCTCGCCTCTCTCTCGCACCTCCTTCATCGCTCTCTCCGCCGTCGCTGTTTCCGCACTCTTCGCCTCCGCCGCGATTCTCTCCTCCGATTCCAACTCCGATCACGACGGCGCGCCGAATCCTCTCTATGCCGGCGCCGAGCACGCCGTGCACCGCTCCGTCGACTCCTTCAACAAGCTTTTCCACCACGTCAAGCGCACCGGCGTCGCTGCTTCTGTCCTATGGCAGTCGCTCCGCTCGGTGCTGTCCTCCGCCAACCACGAGGTCCGTTCCGGCTTCGAGATTCGTGTCGCGGCACTGCTGGCAGATATCGCCGCCGCGAGCTCCAGCCGCAGGGCGGCGATTGTTGGCGCTGGAGGCGGCGCCGTAGTTGACTGGCTGCTCGAGTCTGTTGCGGTGGCCAAGGACGGCGGTATCGGTACTCAGGCGGAGGCCGCGAGGGCGCTGGCGTATTTGATTGCGGACCCGAACGTTTCTGCTGCTGTGCTTGCTCGACCTCATGCTATTCCGAATCTTCTGAGGTTCATTTTCTCTTGCCAGCCTCGGCGTTCCAAGAATAAGAAG CAGCATTCAAGACGCAGTATATTTGATGTTTCTGATTCTTTGAAAGGCAGGAGCATGCTCGTGGCTGCCATCATGGACATTGTTACGTCCAGCTGTGACAATGCAGAAAAGGTGTCATTTAGGCCATCGTTGCCTGGAAATGCTGAAACCAGAGACATTGCTGCAGCCCTACAGGTTATTGAGGAAGGGGGTTTGCACTTGGATGAGCCACCAGAAGGTGAAGATGACGATGATGATGGTGGGACAGGAAGGAAAGGGATTGGAATCAAGATACTTGGAGGTACCACTGTTTTAGGGCTTTCGAGGACCAGCAGCGTGATGAAGTTGGATAATAACTCTAATTCCAGTCATGAAGAATCATTGAAGCATCATACTCCAAAACCCCTTGTGTATCAAAGTGATAAGTATGACAATTCACAGGCACAACACAATATGTCTTCTGCTGTTGTTCCTGGTCTATGGGATGATTTGCATTGTGAACATGTTGCTGTTCCTTTTGCCACTTGGGCATTGGCAAATTGGGCAACGGCATCACAGTTGAATAGATCTCGCATACAGGAACTGGATCAagatggaaatgctatcttgtCTGCTTTAATGGCACCTGAGAGATCTGTTAAATGGCATGCAAGTTTGGTGGTGCGGTTGCTATTAGAAGATCGCAATACACCTTTGAATGAATCTGTTTCTGATTGGAGTTCCAGTCTCCTTTCTACTATTTCTCAGGCATGTAAGCATGAAGATGTTTCATTAGCTCAGGTAGCTTTTTCTGCCTTTCTGTTATCTGTTGAGAGGAGTCCGGGCGTGCAGAAGATAGTGATGGAGAAGGGTCTTAATTTGATGAGAGATATTGCTAAACAGACAACAAAGCATAAGCAGGTCCAAGAAGCAATGGCAAAGGCATTAGAACTACTTTGTACTGGGGACCTGCATTTATCTCTTGAAGAGAGTCAAAAATGGTCAGGCATTCTTCTTCCCTGGGTTTTTGGAACATTTTCTTCAGATACTATACGAAGTTCAGCCATAAGGATTCTTTCTCAGATCTTAGAAGACTATGGAGCATCATGTATACCACTTTCTCAAGGATGGTTAGCCATGCTCTTAACTGAAGTACAAAATTCCATCAAGAAATCAAATGATAAAGGAGCCAGTCAGCCTAACAGTGATAAAGTGAAG ACTTCAATCAATAATGCAAATATTGCTTTGGCTGGACAAGTTGCAAATCAGCTATCTAGTGCTGTGGTCAATCTGGCAGCTAAACAATTGAGAATTGCGTCTAATTCTGGGGATACATCCACTCTGGCTGATTTTCTCTCTCTGGAACCTCTAGCAGGaccatttaaaaatttaaaaaaagataGTCTGCCTAAATTTGGTGCTGCAGATTCTGCCTTGGCAACCCTGAAAGGTATTAAGGCTTTGGCTGAAGTTATTGCTGAAAACTCAGTGTGTCAGGACAAGGTTGTTGATTTTGGCATTTTATGTTTGCTGAGGCGCTTTTTATTGAATGATGATTATGAGAAACTGGCTGCCATTGAGGCTTATGATGCATCATCCAGAGCACATGAGGGGCAGGAGCGGATGTCAAATAAAGGAGACAAACCTCCTATATCAGATAAAAATGATCCAGCTAGTGTCCGAGTTCCACCCACAGCTCATGTCCGCAGGCATGCAGCTCGGTTATTGACCATCCTCTCCCTGCATCCCAAAGTCAAGAAGGTCGTTATAGCTGATGAAACTTGGTGCAATTGGCTTGATGATTGTGCTAATGGGAAGATTCCAGGTTGCAGTGACCTTAAAATGCAAAGTTATGCCAGGGCAAcacttttaaatatattttgtgAGGACCAGTTTAATGGAATGTCTGAAACTGGAAGCTCTGGAACTGGAAGCTCTTCTGATGGTGGTGTAAAAAATAACTTGTGTCCTCGTTATGCTGACATGATATTCTTGATAAATTCTCATCTTCCGCACTGGAAGTGTCCCAAAGAAACAGATCGACGAGGTCCTTTCTCAAAAGACGTATCTGTGTCTACTTCTGATGTTACTGAGGATGGGATAAAAACCTTAGATGATGGCAACTGCTCTAGTTCAATTGGTTCAACTGAAAGTGGCCTAGATAGAAATTGTCCTCCGCTGGACGTAGTTTTTGTCCATGGCCTCCGTGGAGGACCTTACAAAACTTGGCGTATATCTGAGGACAAATCCTCAACTGTGTCCACCTTGGTGGAGAAGATTGATGAGGAAGCAGGAAAGCTTGGAACCTTTTGGCCTGGCGAATGGCTTTCCAGTGATTATCCAGATGCTCGCTTGTTTACCCTCAAATACAAGGTTTGCATTT TCTAA